In Beijerinckiaceae bacterium, the sequence ACCGTCTACGACAAAGCCAAGGTTCTCGAAGAAGTCGGCGCGGGCCTTCAGCTCTCGCCCAATGCCAGTGTCGTTTTGGGCCGGCTCGATGTCATTCAGCGCCTAAAACCCTTCAGCCTTTCCCCGCGCGCCATCAAGATTCGCCGCAGCCGGGATGGCGCCGTACTCGCGGAGATGTCGCTCGAAAACGCCGAACAACGCTGGGGGGCGCCTTACCTTGTCGCGCACCGCGGCGATCTCCAGCGTGTTCTGCTTGAGGCGATCGCAGGCGAGGGCCGCATAAGTCTCCATACCGGGGCGGCCGTCGTCGGATTTACCTCTTGCGTCAACCGGGTTGAAGTTGTTGTCGAGCACGGCGACTACCGGGTGACAACGACGGGGGATTGTCTGATCGGAGCGGATGGATCGCGCTCGCTCATTCGCGAGCGGATGGTCCGCGAACGAGAGGGGCCGCCCGGAACAGCTCATGCGCAGATTGTGCATCCGACCGATCGGCCAATATATTCCGGTCGTACCGCCTGGCGCACCCTTGTCGATGCAGGCAAGGTCCCTGACGACCTGCGCAAGGAAGAGACCACGCTCTGGCTCGGGCGCAGAGCCCATCTCGTTCATTATCCCTTGCGCAAGGGGACGATCGTCAACGTCGTGGCGATCGTGGATGAGGATTTCCGCGTCGCGGATGAAGCGGAATTCTGGTCCAGCATAGGTGCGCCGAAGGATCTCGAAGCGCGGTTTGCGGACTGGCACGCAAGCGCTAAAGATTTGCTGCGCGCGGCTCCGCAGTGGCGCAAATGGCCGCTCTTCGATCGCGAACCGATCGCCAGCTGGACAGCCGGCCGGGTGGCGCTATTGGGCGATGCGGCGCATCCCATGCTGCCGTTCCTCGCGCAAGGCGCGGCGCAGGCGATCGAGGATGCAAGCGCGCTTGGCGAAGCCTTGGCGGGTCATCGCAATGTCGAAGAAGGCCTCCTTGCTTACCAGGTGGCGCGGCATGCCCGCGCGACGCGGGTGCAGTGGGAATCGCGACGGCAGGCCCAGATCTATCATTTCGGCGGTCCCGCGGCCTTGGTTCGCGACTTTGCGCTTCGCGGCCTTGGCGGCGAGAAGATGCTCTCCCGCTACGATTGGCTTTACGACGCGCATACGCCGCGAGCCTGATCGAAGTTCAGCCCGTAACGGTTTCCGGTTGAACCTTGGTGTCCGAAAGGGCGATCATGCGGCGCAGTTCAGGCAGGCAGGATCCGCAATTCGTGCCGGCGTTGAGCCGCGCGCCGATCGCTTCGGTAGAACACGCGCCCGCGGCGATGGCCCGTTCGATCGCGCCCGCCTTGACGCCGAAACAGGCGCAGATCGTTGGGCTGGCATCGAAGTCGGCGGCGGCGCTTCGGCCAGCCAGCAGGAAGCGGCGTGCGGGTCCCTCAAGGCGCTCCAGCCGCCAGATTTCGGAAAGGGCGCTCCAAGCGGGGATTTCGCCATCGCGCCCCATGAAGATCACGGCATCGAGCCTTCCAGCCGTGATCAGCGCGGCCCGGAAAATGCCCCTTGCCCGATCGTGAAACTTGGCCTGCTCGGCCTTGCCGGCGGCGTTGCAGACCGCCTCGAATAGGGGTTGAAAAGCCTCGTTCGTCGCAAATCGCGCCGCATAGCCGTCCTCGATGGCGGTCCATGCCCAGACGCTGTCTCCCGGGAGCCTGAAACGACGGCGCGACAGCACAAACCCCTGCGCCGAGAATTCGACGGGGGCGAGCGCCGCTGGAATGGCCTTGGCATCCGGCTGCCCGGAATAGGGGTCGACGATGCTATGGACCAGCGCGCCCGTGCGGGCACCTCCGGCGGTCTCGTCGCTCCAATGGATCGGGACGAAGATCCGGCCGGCAATTTGGGCATCTGTCACGACAACGCGCAGCACGGCGCTGCCATGTGCCGTGTTCACGCGCGCAAATCCGCCCTCGGCTACGCGCAATCTTCGGGCATCCTGCGGGTTCACCTCGACGAAGGGCTCGGGAATATGGCTGGCGAGTCTTGGCGAGAGGCCGGTTCGCGTCATCGTGTGCCATTGGTCGCGCACGCGTCCGGTGTTGAGAAGAAATGGATATTGCCCATCCGGCGCCTCCGCGAGCGCGGGTTCGGCAATGGCACTAAAGCGCGCGCGGCCCGAGGGCGTGAAAAAACGCCCGTCCGCAAACATTCGTTGGGTCCCGCGCGGCGCATTTTCGGAAGCCGGCCATTGCACCGGTGAAAGCGCGGCATAGGCGGCGTCGCTGATCCCGGCTAGCGCACCGAGATCGAAATCGCGCGCGCCATGGTTTTCGAAGGCCGACAGGGCCGCGTGTTCCCGGAAAATAGCGGCTGGATGCTGATAGTCGAAGGCGGCGCTGAAGCCCATGCGCTTGGCGACCTGCGAGACGCTCCACCAATCGGGTTTCGCTTCGCCAGCGCAGGGCATGAATGCACGCTGCCGCGAAATCCGCCGCTCCGAATTGGTCACGGTCCCGTCTTTTTCGCCCCAGGCGGCGGCGGGCAGCAGCACATGCGCGCCGGCACCGATCGTGTCTGTCGAGCACACATTGTCCGAGATGACCAGAAGGTCGAGTTCAGCCATCGCCGCGCGGAAATGATCGGCGCGCGGCAGGCTGACGGCCGGGTTGGTGCCCATGATCCAGAGGGCCTTGATTTGGCCTCGCGCGATGGCGTCGAACATCGCGACCGCCTTGAGGCCCTCGCCCGAGGCCATGTGCGGCGCGTCCCAGAAGCGGGCGACCCGGTCCATGTCGGGCGGCGAAAAGTCCATATGCGCGGCAAGCTGATTGGCGAGACCGCCGACTTCCCGCCCGCCCATGGCA encodes:
- a CDS encoding nitrate reductase gives rise to the protein MNAHAAALSVRTTCPYCGVGCGVVATPDGAGGAAIAGDASHPANLGRLCSKGSALGETLASETRLLHPMVDGERATWDAALDRIADGFSRTIETYGPEAVAFYLSGQLLTEDYYVANKLMKGFIGSANVDTNSRLCMSSSVSGHRRAFGSDTVPCCYEDLDEADLLVLVGSNAAWCHPILYQRMVRAREQRGARIVSIDVRGTATTESADLALTIKPGMDGVLFCGLLVHLAEHEHIDHAYIAVHTEDFETALAQARQIAPDLATIAAKCGISTQEIMAFFDLWSATSRVVTLYSQGVNQSWQGTDKVAAIINCHLATGRIGKPGTGPFSLTGQPNAMGGREVGGLANQLAAHMDFSPPDMDRVARFWDAPHMASGEGLKAVAMFDAIARGQIKALWIMGTNPAVSLPRADHFRAAMAELDLLVISDNVCSTDTIGAGAHVLLPAAAWGEKDGTVTNSERRISRQRAFMPCAGEAKPDWWSVSQVAKRMGFSAAFDYQHPAAIFREHAALSAFENHGARDFDLGALAGISDAAYAALSPVQWPASENAPRGTQRMFADGRFFTPSGRARFSAIAEPALAEAPDGQYPFLLNTGRVRDQWHTMTRTGLSPRLASHIPEPFVEVNPQDARRLRVAEGGFARVNTAHGSAVLRVVVTDAQIAGRIFVPIHWSDETAGGARTGALVHSIVDPYSGQPDAKAIPAALAPVEFSAQGFVLSRRRFRLPGDSVWAWTAIEDGYAARFATNEAFQPLFEAVCNAAGKAEQAKFHDRARGIFRAALITAGRLDAVIFMGRDGEIPAWSALSEIWRLERLEGPARRFLLAGRSAAADFDASPTICACFGVKAGAIERAIAAGACSTEAIGARLNAGTNCGSCLPELRRMIALSDTKVQPETVTG
- a CDS encoding monooxygenase is translated as MKGPHALIAGAGIGGLCAALCLARAGWRVTVYDKAKVLEEVGAGLQLSPNASVVLGRLDVIQRLKPFSLSPRAIKIRRSRDGAVLAEMSLENAEQRWGAPYLVAHRGDLQRVLLEAIAGEGRISLHTGAAVVGFTSCVNRVEVVVEHGDYRVTTTGDCLIGADGSRSLIRERMVREREGPPGTAHAQIVHPTDRPIYSGRTAWRTLVDAGKVPDDLRKEETTLWLGRRAHLVHYPLRKGTIVNVVAIVDEDFRVADEAEFWSSIGAPKDLEARFADWHASAKDLLRAAPQWRKWPLFDREPIASWTAGRVALLGDAAHPMLPFLAQGAAQAIEDASALGEALAGHRNVEEGLLAYQVARHARATRVQWESRRQAQIYHFGGPAALVRDFALRGLGGEKMLSRYDWLYDAHTPRA